A portion of the Kribbella jejuensis genome contains these proteins:
- a CDS encoding SDR family NAD(P)-dependent oxidoreductase yields MSDTVVPPASVVLVSGGSRGLGLAIVTDLLGAGLKVAAFARTVTPELTALGEKYPEYLHYGSVDVNDAAAAQAFVRAVETELGPIDALVNNAAIGQDSLHVHTSADHLAEIIRTNLTSPLILTRFVLRRMLAKGLKGRIVNITSICAQRGYPGLVAYSATKGGMDAATRSLARELGGRILANAIAPGFFASEMSAVLGQTQLDQITRRTPTGRLTEPEDVLPLVRMLLLDQTNLNGQVLVVDGAASI; encoded by the coding sequence ATGTCTGACACTGTGGTGCCGCCCGCGTCGGTCGTCCTGGTCTCCGGCGGATCCCGCGGTCTCGGCCTGGCGATCGTCACCGACCTGCTCGGCGCCGGCCTGAAGGTCGCCGCGTTCGCCCGGACGGTCACGCCCGAGCTGACCGCGCTCGGCGAGAAGTACCCCGAATACCTGCACTACGGCTCCGTCGACGTCAACGACGCCGCGGCTGCGCAGGCGTTCGTGCGCGCGGTCGAGACCGAGCTCGGACCGATCGATGCCTTGGTCAACAATGCGGCCATCGGCCAGGACTCGCTGCACGTCCATACCTCCGCCGACCACCTGGCCGAGATCATCCGGACGAACCTGACGTCGCCGCTGATCCTGACCCGGTTCGTGCTCCGCCGGATGCTGGCGAAGGGGCTCAAGGGCCGGATCGTCAACATCACCTCGATCTGCGCCCAGCGCGGTTACCCGGGCCTGGTCGCGTACTCGGCCACCAAGGGCGGAATGGACGCGGCCACCCGTTCGCTCGCGCGCGAACTGGGTGGCCGCATCCTTGCCAACGCCATCGCTCCGGGGTTCTTCGCGTCGGAGATGTCGGCCGTGCTGGGGCAGACCCAGCTCGACCAGATCACCCGGCGCACCCCGACCGGCCGGTTGACCGAGCCCGAAGACGTCCTTCCCCTCGTCCGGATGCTCCTGCTCGATCAGACCAACCTCAACGGCCAGGTCCTGGTCGTCGACGGCGCCGCGTCGATTTAG